A single genomic interval of Prochlorococcus marinus XMU1406 harbors:
- a CDS encoding photosystem II protein Y, translating to MLRTIVVFAPIIAALAWVVFNIQKPAREQFNRDFLGKD from the coding sequence ATGCTCAGAACAATCGTAGTTTTTGCTCCCATTATCGCTGCTTTAGCTTGGGTTGTGTTTAACATACAGAAACCAGCAAGAGAGCAATTCAATAGAGACTTTTT